One Glycine max cultivar Williams 82 chromosome 6, Glycine_max_v4.0, whole genome shotgun sequence DNA segment encodes these proteins:
- the LOC102669359 gene encoding F-box/kelch-repeat protein At3g23880, protein MENNFTIPDDMMEEILLRLPVKCLLRFKYVCKSWLSLISDPHFAKFHYDLGADPTDQLLIKSYWETHSRDIEASLYDDSTKAVVNIPYPSPSYIDEGIKFEGSCRGFLLVTTTVVSSGKVVYFMIWNPSTGLRKRFNKVFPTLEYLRGIGYDPSTDDYVVVMIRLGQEVQCFSLRSNSWSRFEGTLPFRKNTSVTHTHALLNGSYLNGALHWLVYSYDYYFKIIAFDLVERKLFEIPLPRQFVEHRCCLIVMGGCLCLFCTTYVPAQPAQMWMMKEYNVQSSWTSTSVPDAPYGFHPICFTKNGEILGYEHGDKMLMRLSDKGKLLDKRRSLCEKFVLYKESLLSLPPN, encoded by the coding sequence atggaaaacaaCTTCACTATCCCAGACGATATGATGGAAGAAATTCTGTTAAGATTACCGGTGAAATGTCTATTGCGTTTTAAATACGTATGTAAGTCATGGCTTTCTCTAATTTCCGATCCTCACTTTGCCAAATTCCATTATGACCTAGGAGCTGATCCCACCGACCAACTTCTTATAAAAAGCTATTGGGAAACTCATTCCAGAGACATAGAAGCATCACTTTACGATGATTCCACGAAAGCAGTCGTTAACATTCCATATCCATCACCATCTTACATTGATGAAGGCATTAAGTTTGAGGGTTCATGCAGAGGATTTCTACTCGTAACAACCACCGTCGTGTCTTCCGGCAAGGTTGTTTATTTCATGATATGGAATCCGTCAACGGGTCTTCGGAAACGATTTAACAAAGTGTTCCCCACGCTTGAATATCTACGTGGCATTGGGTATGACCCATCAACTGATGACTACGTGGTAGTGATGATAAGGTTAGGCCAGGAGGTACAATGTTTCTCCTTAAGGTCTAATTCATGGAGTCGCTTTGAGGGTACTCTTCCATTCCGGAAGAATACGTCTGTTACCCATACCCATGCTCTTTTAAATGGGTCATACTTGAATGGAGCTCTTCATTGGTTGGTTTACTCTTAtgattattatttcaaaatcattgcATTTGATCTGGTGGAAAGGAAATTATTCGAGATTCCACTGCCACGTCAATTCGTAGAACATAGATGTTGTTTGATAGTAATGGGAGGATGTTTGTGTCTCTTTTGTACAACTTACGTGCCGGCTCAGCCGGCTCAGATGTGGATGATGAAAGAATACAATGTGCAGTCATCTTGGACCAGCACTAGTGTTCCTGATGCTCCTTATGGCTTTCATCCAATTTGCTTCACAAAAAATGGTGAAATTTTGGGATATGAGCACGGAGATAAAATGTTAATGAGACTTTCTGACAAAGGCAAGCTGCTTGACAAACGCAGAAGTTTATGTGAAAAATTTGTCCTGTATAAAGAGAGTTTGCTATCACTCCCTCCCAACTAA